One genomic region from Rosa rugosa chromosome 1, drRosRugo1.1, whole genome shotgun sequence encodes:
- the LOC133718583 gene encoding G-box-binding factor 1 isoform X1, whose amino-acid sequence MGTGEEGTPSKPSKQASTAQEIPTQPSYPDWSSSMQAYYGAGAAPPPFFASSVASPAPHPYMWGAQHPMMPPYGTPVPYPAMYPPGGVYAHPGMVTTPTSVPPTNPESEGKGADGKERASAKKPKGAAGNTVKAGESGKATSGSGNDGASQSAESGSEGSSDGSEENGNHQEYGANKKGSFDKMLADGANAQNNTALVPGKPVVSMPATSLNMGMDLWNASPAGAGTAKMRGNQSGAPSAVGGDHWIQDERELKRQKRKQSNRESARRSRLRKQAECEELQKSVQGLTNENHGLKDELQRLSQECEKLVSENSSIKEELTRLCGPDLVANIEHQSRGGEGNS is encoded by the exons ATGGGGACAGGGGAAGAGGGCACACCCTCTAAGCCTTCCAAACAAGCTTCTACAGCTCAG GAAATACCTACACAGCCTTCGTATCCTGATTGGTCCAGCTCTATGCAG GCTTATTATGGTGCTGGAGCTGCTCCACCGCCCTTTTTCGCATCCTCTGTTGCTTCACCAGCACCGCACCCATATATGTGGGGAGCCCAG CATCCTATGATGCCGCCTTATGGAACTCCTGTTCCGTACCCTGCTATGTATCCTCCAGGTGGAGTTTATGCTCATCCGGGTATGGTCACG ACTCCTACTTCAGTACCACCAACAAATCCAGAGTCGGAAGGGAAGGGCGCAGATGGGAAAGAACGAGCTTCAGCCAAAAAACCCAAGGGAGCTGCAGGAAATACAGTTAAGGCTGGGGAGAGTGGAAAAGCAACTTCTGGTTCTGGAAATGATGGAGCTTCACAAAG TGCTGAAAGTGGTAGCGAGGGTTCATCAGATGGAAGCGAGGAGAATGGTAACCACCAG GAGTATGGTGCAAACAAGAAGGGAAGCTTTGACAAGATGCTTGCAGATG GAGCAAATGCACAAAATAACACAGCTTTAGTGCCTGGGAAGCCTGTAGTTTCTATGCCTGCAACTAGTCTGAATATGGGAATGGACTTGTGGAATGCATCCCCCGCTGGTGCAGGAACTGCAAAAATGAGAGGAAATCAATCTGGAGCCCCATCAGCTGTCGGTGGTGACCATTGGATTCAG GATGAACGGGAACTGAAAAGACAGAAAAGGAAGCAGTCAAATAGGGAGTCTGCTAGGAGGTCAAGATTGCGGAAGCAG GCGGAGTGTGAAGAGCTACAAAAAAGTGTACAGGGACTGACCAATGAGAATCATGGCCTTAAAGATGAGCTGCAAAGGCTCTCCCAGGAATGCGAGAAGCTTGTGTCTGAAAATTCTTCTATAAAG GAAGAGTTGACACGATTGTGTGGACCAGATTTAGTAGCAAACATTGAACATCAATCTCGTGGCGGTGAGGGCAACAGTTGA
- the LOC133718583 gene encoding G-box-binding factor 1 isoform X2 yields the protein MWGAQHPMMPPYGTPVPYPAMYPPGGVYAHPGMVTTPTSVPPTNPESEGKGADGKERASAKKPKGAAGNTVKAGESGKATSGSGNDGASQSAESGSEGSSDGSEENGNHQEYGANKKGSFDKMLADGANAQNNTALVPGKPVVSMPATSLNMGMDLWNASPAGAGTAKMRGNQSGAPSAVGGDHWIQDERELKRQKRKQSNRESARRSRLRKQAECEELQKSVQGLTNENHGLKDELQRLSQECEKLVSENSSIKEELTRLCGPDLVANIEHQSRGGEGNS from the exons ATGTGGGGAGCCCAG CATCCTATGATGCCGCCTTATGGAACTCCTGTTCCGTACCCTGCTATGTATCCTCCAGGTGGAGTTTATGCTCATCCGGGTATGGTCACG ACTCCTACTTCAGTACCACCAACAAATCCAGAGTCGGAAGGGAAGGGCGCAGATGGGAAAGAACGAGCTTCAGCCAAAAAACCCAAGGGAGCTGCAGGAAATACAGTTAAGGCTGGGGAGAGTGGAAAAGCAACTTCTGGTTCTGGAAATGATGGAGCTTCACAAAG TGCTGAAAGTGGTAGCGAGGGTTCATCAGATGGAAGCGAGGAGAATGGTAACCACCAG GAGTATGGTGCAAACAAGAAGGGAAGCTTTGACAAGATGCTTGCAGATG GAGCAAATGCACAAAATAACACAGCTTTAGTGCCTGGGAAGCCTGTAGTTTCTATGCCTGCAACTAGTCTGAATATGGGAATGGACTTGTGGAATGCATCCCCCGCTGGTGCAGGAACTGCAAAAATGAGAGGAAATCAATCTGGAGCCCCATCAGCTGTCGGTGGTGACCATTGGATTCAG GATGAACGGGAACTGAAAAGACAGAAAAGGAAGCAGTCAAATAGGGAGTCTGCTAGGAGGTCAAGATTGCGGAAGCAG GCGGAGTGTGAAGAGCTACAAAAAAGTGTACAGGGACTGACCAATGAGAATCATGGCCTTAAAGATGAGCTGCAAAGGCTCTCCCAGGAATGCGAGAAGCTTGTGTCTGAAAATTCTTCTATAAAG GAAGAGTTGACACGATTGTGTGGACCAGATTTAGTAGCAAACATTGAACATCAATCTCGTGGCGGTGAGGGCAACAGTTGA
- the LOC133744824 gene encoding serine/threonine-protein kinase STY46, with amino-acid sequence MAGHGVFTVTDNELFDYYPVCYLKNNASNDDENCVPAKGKGNNFVFNLDPSLLIDPSCVMVGEMLGEGPQAIVYEGLYNSKPVAVKIIQPDETGVISPERKEKFQREVTLLSKARHENIVKFIGASVKPTMMIVTELMRGGTIQKYLWNTRPVIPDLKLSISFALDICRAMEYLHANGIIHRDLKPSNLLLTENMKQVKLADFGLAREQIEGAMTSEAGTYRWMAPELFSTEPVPRGAKIDYDHKADVYSFSIVLWELLTNKTPYKGRSNVMVAYATANNVRPNLEDIPEGIIPLLESCWAEDPKDRPEFMEVTDYLSNFYQEHCLQETKPPPKVIETEDNERNIKEEDSPSTTQQHVIETPEEEKRVKRRKKSWKSWSSGWFCFSCLAH; translated from the exons ATGGCGGGACATGGCGTGTTCACTGTCACCGATAACGAACTCTTCGACTACTACCCGGTCTGCTATCTCAAGAACAACGCCAGCAACGATGATGAGAATTGTGTTCCAGCTAAAGGCAAAGGCAACAACTTTGTGTTCAATTTGGACCCAAGTTTGCTTATTGACCCAAGCTGCGTTATGGTTGGTGAAATGCTCGGAGAAGGGCCGCAGGCGATTGTCTATGAAGGATT GTACAATTCCAAACCTGTTGCTGTGAAAATCATACAGCCAGATGAAACAGGTGTTATCAGTCCTGAACGCAAGGAAAAATTTCAGAGGGAGGTGACGTTGCTGTCAAAGGCGAGACATGAAAACATTGTGAAG TTTATCGGTGCGTCTGTGAAACCAACTATGATGATAGTTACTGAGCTTATGAGAGGTGGCACAATTCAGAAGTACTTGTGGAACACCCGCCCCGTAATTCCTGACTTGAAGCTTTCAATAAGTTTTGCATTGGATATATGTCGAGCTATGGAGTACTTGCATGCAAATGGCATCATACACCGTGACTTGAAGCCAA GCAATCTACTTCTTACAGAAAACATGAAACAAGTGAAGCTGGCTGACTTTGGGCTTGCTAGAGAGCAGATAGAAGGTGCAATGACTAGTGAGGCTGGAACATATCGGTGGATGGCTCCTGAG TTATTCAGCACAGAACCAGTTCCAAGAGGTGCAAAGATAGATTATGATCACAAGGCAGATGTCTACAGTTTCTCAATAGTTCTGTGGGAGTTGCTCACGAACAAAACTCCATACAAGGGAAGGAGTAACGTAATGGTGGCATATGCTACAGCCAAC AATGTACGGCCTAACCTGGAGGACATTCCAGAGGGTATTATTCCTCTACTGGAGTCCTGCTGGGCAGAAGACCCCAAGGACCGACCAGAATTTATGGAAGTCACCGATTATCTCTCCAACTTCTACCAGGAACATTGCTTACAGGAGACCAAACCTCCTCCTAAGGTCATTGAGACTGAAGATAATGAGAGGAACATTAAAGAAGAAGATTCGCCAAGCACCACCCAACAACATGTGATTGAGACAcctgaagaagagaaaagggtTAAAAGGCGCAAGAAGAGTTGGAAGAGTTGGTCATCGGGGTGGTTCTGTTTCTCTTGTTTGGCTCATTGA